One Hemibagrus wyckioides isolate EC202008001 linkage group LG09, SWU_Hwy_1.0, whole genome shotgun sequence DNA segment encodes these proteins:
- the ppp1r13ba gene encoding protein phosphatase 1, regulatory subunit 13Ba isoform X6 — MEWKHIEAVQEFTAEGQCSKIEVRSCLISWDAAQMGTPHVELTLSELQEMAVRQQQQIEAQQQMLMEKEQRLRYLKQQDHHQGPATPESEKLQRLRERVESQEAKLKKIRAMRGQVDYSKLINGNLSAEIEHVSSLFQEKQVELQQAVMKVEQLTQQLEELRNKRITESQPVGGSALELHKLYQELQMRNKLNQEQNTKLQQHKDMLNKRNLEVSMMDRRIEELRERLHRKKAELGRMSAPSSPQSVPITSGRVAAVFPYIQVPTVNGRQDGGYPLTPDTLKPHPLPTQISHTRSRSDDDRVRKPARPWKVSDLDIVMNREVTLDPRDHPTPNDANWNMASLKAPDWKDTSQNLGKMAAGEKGSSKVLGTITTLSKHPPPIYGTYPSVGHHSTVCATNSLPRSAPGTLSWHRSSGSSSQQIQQRITVPPSPTLSAGSPILPPSERSNDAPLAAAVRPFYSDRGSRPQSPRKGPATMNSSSIYHVYLQQPTAKKPQSSSTRAAVKAVYGKPLLPSSVSSSPVPFQHQTSRDDSERESEPEITHNPQSSVENIPRPLSPTKLTPAHSPLRYQSDIDLEVLRRKLANAPRPLKKRSSITEPEGPNGPNIQKLLYQRFNTLAGGMETVTPFFQPDTAINLAGDVDSVNGNVKEATVTAAVAPTPAPVTEPASAPSPSPTSDANENQTPNHTETPEITDTTDPKEGPEDSHNNNQDEDIESAQAEKEDMEQNMVKRTNLKKPGSERTGHGLRVKFNPLALLLDASLEGEFDLVQRIIYEVENPSTPNDEGITPLHNAVCAGHYHIVKFLLDFGVNINAADSDGWTPLHCAASCNSVHLCKLLVESGAAIFATTISDVETAADKCEEMENGYVQCSQFLYGVQEKLGVMNKGTVYALWDYEAQSPDELSFRDGQALTVLKRRDESETEWWWARLNDKEGYVPRNLLGLYPRIKPRQRSLA; from the exons ATGGAGTGGAAGCACATCGAAGCCGTGCAGGAATTCACAGCTGAAGGACAATGCAGTAAAATCGAGGTGCGATCGTGTCTGATAAGCTGGGACGCTGCCCAG atGGGGACGCCACATGTGGAGCTGACCCTGTCTGAGCTTCAGGAGATGGCTGTACGTCAGCAGCAGCAGATCGAAGCTCAGCAACAGATGCTCATGGAAAAG gagcaGCGTTTGCGCTATTTGAAGCAGCAGGATCATCATCAGGGCCCGGCTACGCCCGAATCAGAGAAACTACAGAGGTTGagggagagagtggagagtCAGGAGGCCAAGCTGAAGAAAATCCGTGCCATGAGGGGGCAGGTGGACTACAGCAAACTGATCAACGGAAACCTGT cggcaGAGATCGAGCATGTAAGCAGTTTGTTTCAGGAGAAACAGGTGGAGCTGCAGCAGGCTGTGATGAAGGTGGAGCAGCTCACACAGCAGCTGGAGGAACTGAGAAACAAACGCATTACAGAGTCACAGCCTGTAGGGGGCAGCGCCCTGGAGCTCCACAAACTCTACCAGGAGCTGCAg ATGAGGAACAAGCTGAATCAGGAGCAGAACACTAAACTCCAGCAGCACAAAGACATGCTGAACAAACGCAACCTGGAGGTGAGCATGATGGACCGACGCATCGAGGAGCTGAGAGAGCGCCTCCACAGGAAGAaagctgag tTAGGACGGATGAGCGCTCCCTCGTCCCCTCAGTCTGTTCCCATCACCTCTGGCCGCGTCGCTGCAGTGTTTCCCTACATCCAAGTTCCCACAGTGAACGGGAGGCAGGATGGAGGCTACCCTTTGACCCCTGACACGCTTAAACCACACCCACTTCCTACCCAAATCAGCCACACTCGATCCAGATCAG ACGACGATAGAGTGAGGAAGCCTGCGAGGCCGTGGAAAGTCTCAGACCTTGACATCGTAATGAACCGTGAGGTGACCCTTGACCCCAGAGACCATCCCACCC CAAACGATGCAAATTGGAACATGGCCTCACTCAAAGCCCCGGACTGGAAGGACACGAGCCAGAACCTGGGCAAAATGGCTGCCGGTGAAAAG GGATCTTCTAAAGTCCTGGGCACTATAACCACCCTGTCCAAACATCCGCCCCCCATCTACGGCACGTACCCCAGCGTGGGGCATCACTCCACCGTCTGTGCCACGAACTCTCTGCCCCGCTCGGCACCAGGCACGCTGTCCTGGCACAGATCCTCGGGTTCCTCATCACAGCAGATCCAGCAGAGGATCACCGTCCCCCCGAGCCCCACGCTTTCAGCCGGCTCGCCCATCTTACCCCCGAGCGAGAGAAGTAACGACGCCCCTCTGGCTGCAGCGGTTCGACCGTTTTATTCGGACCGGGGGTCACGACCCCAGTCTCCTCGCAAAGGTCCTGCTACCATGAACTCCAGCTCCATCTATCACGTGTACCTGCAGCAGCCAACAGCCAAAAAACCCCAAAGCAGCAGCACCAGAGCTGCAGTCAAAGCAG TGTATGGAAAGCCGTTGCTGCCGAGCTCGGTCTCCTCGTCTCCTGTTCCGTTCCAGCATCAGACCTCCAGAGACGATTCGGAGCGTGAGTCTGAACCTGAGATTACCCACAATCCTCAGTCCAGCGTGGAGAACATCCCTCGGCCCCTGAGCCCCACTAAACTCACGCCGGCTCACTCGCCCCTGCGCTACCAGAGCGACATCGACCTGGAGGTGCTGAGGAGGAAGCTCGCCAATGCTCCTCGTCCTCTTAAAAAGCGGAGCTCCATCACCGAGCCTGAGGGCCCCAACGGCCCCAACATCCAGAAACTTCTCTACCAACGCTTCAACACGCTCGCCGGAGGCATGGAAACGGTCACACCATTCTTCCAGCCAGACACTGCCATTAATTTAGCAGGCGATGTTGATTCTGTGAATGGAAATGTAAAGGAAGCGACTGTAACAGCTGCCGTGGCACCGACGCCGGCGCCTGTTACAGAGCCCGCGTCCGCACCGTCGCCATCACCCACATCCGACGCTAACGAGAATCAAACACCTAATCATACGGAAACTCCTGAGATCACAGACACCACGGATCCTAAAGAAGGTCCAGAGGACAGTCATAACAACAACCAGGATGAAGACATAGAGTCTGCGCAGGCGGAGAAAGAAGACATGGAGCAGAACATG GTGAAGAGGACAAACCTGAAGAAGCCCGGCTCTGAGAGGACGGGTCACGGCCTCCGGGTGAAGTTTAACCCGCTAGCGCTGCTTCTGGACGCGTCTCTGGAGGGCGAGTTTGACCTGGTGCAGAGGATCATATATGAG gtggaAAACCCCAGCACTCCGAACGATGAAGGCATCACACCGCTCCACAACGCCGTGTGTGCTGGTCATTACCACATCGTGAAGTTCCTGCTGGATTTTGGCGTGAACATCAACGCAGCAGACAGCGACGGATG GACGCCGCTGCACTGCGCCGCCTCGTGTAACAGCGTGCATTTGTGTAAGCTCCTGGTGGAGTCTGGGGCGGCCATCTTCGCCACCACCATCAGCGACGTGGAGACGGCGGCCGATAAGTGCGAGGAGATGGAGAACGGCTACGTGCAGTGCTCACAGTTTCTCTACG gtGTGCAGGAGAAGTTGGGGGTGATGAATAAGGGGACGGTTTATGCTCTGTGGGATTACGAAGCTCAGAGTCCAGACGAGCTCTCGTTCCGTGATGGACAAGCTTTAACGGTGCTGAAGCGCAGAGAcgagagtgagactgagtggTGGTGGGCCAGACTTAATGACAAGGAGGGCTACGTTCCCCGAAATCTGCTTGGG